Within the Dolichospermum compactum NIES-806 genome, the region CAACACCATTCCCAAAGCCGCAGTAGTTTTACCTTTACCATGACCAGTATTGACGATAATTAAGCCTTTTTCCGGTATGGCTTTAGCTATACGTTGATCTTGGACTTCTTTCCGTCGCTGCATTTTCTGACGGTATTTTTCATCAGTTTGGGATGATGAAATCACCTCATCAATTAACCTCGAAATCTCTTGATCTGCTGGATTTGTATTTAGTTCTTCTGGTGTGTCGCTTTTCATAAACCCTGTTGATAAATAACTGTTAAGACTAAGAGAATGAAGTATAATTTTTCTGCTTTGATAAATTCATTAGTCATGATAGACCAGAAATCACATAAATTCTGTTAGCTGCGATCTTAATAACTTGTTTTATATTCTGCTTCAAGTCGTTGACATTCTTCTTGATATCGAGCGAATTCAGTATCTAGTGATTCCTTATTAGCATNNNNNNNNNNNNNNNNNNNNNNNNNTTAGTGTGACACTTGCGTAAGTCCTAATAATAATAAGCCAATGCGGTGTAAATACCTGCAATTGTCCGATATATGAGGTACAAGAACCCCAACCCCCCTGACAGGTGTAGGTTTTTTACATTCCGGTGAGGGCAAGACTTGGGCGACAAGGTGGACAAGATGACAAGGGAGGAAAACCCTACAGGATGATGTTTTTTGGCAACAATAACACACCGTTAAAAGACTATTGTGCGGATAAAATCTTCCTTGTCTACGTTCCCTCCAAGTCTTCCCAGTCTTGCCTTCACAGACAATATTAAAAACCTACCCTTGTGAGGGGAAACCCCTCCCCTACTTTGTTTCAAATTAATCCCAGTTCGCGTTTGAGGAGGTTGATGGACTGAGTGCCGATGTAGTTTTCACAGCGAATGAGTTTCGGTGGACGGATAAGGTCTTCTAAGGCTGTTTGCATGGCGGATTGTGCTGTGGAATAGCTGACTTGATCGGTACAAAAGATGATTTCTGAGCGTTTGACGATCGCGTGTAGTTTATAAGCGTCCTTTGGTTGGGCGGTCATTACCAATAGTTCATCCCCGCGTAAACCGTGAAGAATAACTTCTGTGGCTCTGAGAATACCGGAACTGAGGCTAACTATACCTATACAACTGGATTTGGGTAAGCTTTTAACTACTGTCATTTCCTTACCATAGTCGTGAATATCGAGGGGAATGACGCGGACGGCTTTGGGGGCAGCGATCGCTTCCACTTCTCCGATAAAATAACGACTGGTGACTAATGTGGCTGAGGTAGTTTGGTCGAGAACACCAATAAGTTCTTCCATTGCTACAAGTTGAACTGGAATTTGCAGAGATTCTTCCAATTCATCAATCATTAATTCCCCAGCCCCAATATCTTGAGATGGTGTAACTACTAAAACTCTAGCGCTACAACGCAACCGCCAGTCAACTTCGGCTAGAAATAGTTCCCGTGATTGATTGAGAGAACAACCTTGACCAAGTAACTCATCTAGGGCTTGTTGCACTACCTTATAGGCTTGAGGATTTTGTTTGAGCATGGGAGACTGGGATCTACTTCCGCCTTCATGACCTTGAGCGCGGACATAGATGCCTGAACCTGCTAAACTTTCAACAAATCCTTCTTCTTCCAATTGGCGGTAAACTTTACTAATGGTGTTGCGATGTAATCCAGTTTGCATAGCTAACGCCCTGGTACTGGGTAGTTTATATGCAGGTGAATATTGCCCAGAGGCGATCGCAAATCGAATCTGATTAAACAGTTGATTAGATGCAGGAATTTCACTATCTGGCTGAATACGGAATTGAATCATTACTAATTCTGCTCCACAAGACTTATACAAATGGCCATAATTTACCTGTTAAATATATGATTAATGGGTTAGTTTGCTCTGGAAAATATTATCACAGAAGAATACACCAAATCAGAAGTCAAGGGTCAGAATGAATATACAGCAGCTTTCAGCTATCAGCGTTCAGCTATCAGCAGTAAAACAGCCTCGCTGCCAAGTTTTGTGATTAAAGGTTGTACCTCATTTACCTGCAATATGCTGTAAGTTCGGACTAGTAAATGAATCGTAATTCACAACTCCATTAGTGATTACTAATTGCTGATAGATATAACTATTATTAACTTGTGCTTCGTACCTCTTACCTATTTCCCTACTCACAACTTATATTATGACAGAGCCAGCAATACAGACTACAACAATTCAAATTCCTCAAGAGAATTTACAAATAGCCACCTATTTAGCTCAACCAACAGCACCCGGTTCTTATCCAGGAATTGTAGTTCTCCAGGAGATTTTTGGCGTTAACGCGCATATTCGGGATATTACTGAACGGATTGCTAAACTAGGATATGTGGCGATCGCTCCAGCGCTGTTTCAACGTCAAGCCCCTGGATTTGAAACGGGTTACACGCCCGAAGATGTGGAAATAGGCAGAAAACACGCCGCAGAAACTACAGCATCACAACTTTTGAGTGATATTCAAGCAGCTATTAACTACCTGAAAACTTTACCTGAAGTTAAACCAGATGGATTTGGTTGTGTTGGCTTTTGTTTTGGTGGTCACGTCGCCTATCTAGCTGCCACACTCTCTGATATTAAAGCCACTGCTTCCTTTTACGGTGCGGGGATCACTACTCGTACTCCCGGAGGTGGAAATCCCAGTATTACCCGGACATCAGCAATTAAAGGCACTATCTACACCTTTTTTGGTGAGGAAGATGCGAGTATTCCTCCAGAACAGGTAGACGAGATTGCTGCCGAACTTGCAAAATATCACATTTCTCATCGTCTGTTTCGTTACGATGGATCTGGTCATGGATTTTTTTGTGACCGTCGTGCCAGTTATAATTCTAAAGCTGCGGCAGATGCTTGGGAGCAAGTTGAACAACTTTTTAGTCAACTAGTACCGCAGGGCGGAAGTCAAAAGTCAAAAGTCAAAACTAAGACATTATAGGCTTTTTAACGATTTAGAATAGTTGGTTTATTTCCGCCAATCTGTACTAGCCTAACCACTGACAACTGACCACTGACAACTAAACAAATAACAATTTATCTTCAAACGTCATGAATTCCGAATCTAAACTTTCTCAAACAGCCAACTCGTCTTTTTCAATGGATGATTTTGCCAAAGCCTTGGAAAAACACGATTACCAATTTCAAAAAGGACAAGTTGTTCGTGGTAAAGTATTCCAAGTTGACCACGATGGTGCTTATGTTGATATTGGTGGGAAATCGTCTGCGTTTCTTCCCCAAGAAGAGGCTTCCTTGAGAGCAGTAGCTGATTTGTCGGAAGTATTACCGATGAATGAGGAACTAGAGTTTTTGATTATTCGGGATCAGGATGCTGAAGGTCAAGTTACCATTTCCCGCAAGCAATTGGAAGTGAAACAAATTTGGGAAAAACTGTTAGAAATGCAGGAGAACTCCCAAAGTGTGCAAGTGCGGGTAACAGGTGTCAATAAAGGTGGTGTCACTG harbors:
- a CDS encoding dienelactone hydrolase family protein encodes the protein MTEPAIQTTTIQIPQENLQIATYLAQPTAPGSYPGIVVLQEIFGVNAHIRDITERIAKLGYVAIAPALFQRQAPGFETGYTPEDVEIGRKHAAETTASQLLSDIQAAINYLKTLPEVKPDGFGCVGFCFGGHVAYLAATLSDIKATASFYGAGITTRTPGGGNPSITRTSAIKGTIYTFFGEEDASIPPEQVDEIAAELAKYHISHRLFRYDGSGHGFFCDRRASYNSKAAADAWEQVEQLFSQLVPQGGSQKSKVKTKTL
- a CDS encoding GntR family transcriptional regulator — translated: MIQFRIQPDSEIPASNQLFNQIRFAIASGQYSPAYKLPSTRALAMQTGLHRNTISKVYRQLEEEGFVESLAGSGIYVRAQGHEGGSRSQSPMLKQNPQAYKVVQQALDELLGQGCSLNQSRELFLAEVDWRLRCSARVLVVTPSQDIGAGELMIDELEESLQIPVQLVAMEELIGVLDQTTSATLVTSRYFIGEVEAIAAPKAVRVIPLDIHDYGKEMTVVKSLPKSSCIGIVSLSSGILRATEVILHGLRGDELLVMTAQPKDAYKLHAIVKRSEIIFCTDQVSYSTAQSAMQTALEDLIRPPKLIRCENYIGTQSINLLKRELGLI